A genome region from Bacillaceae bacterium IKA-2 includes the following:
- a CDS encoding DUF5359 family protein — MDAFLKRVESILLKLAVIQFLFLIVAQALLYQSELSPYLSRTIFSEGVFRENLLHTLEILDHITSIWYYV, encoded by the coding sequence ATGGACGCATTTTTAAAAAGAGTTGAATCTATTTTATTGAAATTAGCAGTAATCCAATTTTTATTTTTAATAGTAGCACAAGCACTCCTTTACCAAAGCGAGCTATCGCCCTACTTAAGTAGGACGATTTTTTCAGAAGGAGTATTCAGGGAAAATCTTTTACATACCCTGGAAATATTAGACCACATTACTTCTATATGGTATTATGTTTAA
- a CDS encoding cell wall hydrolase: MNKAVKKIPLMILIGFFVFSTFVQTDTVEAFSEQIIQQGATGDDVVELQSRLQYIGFYNGTIDGVYGWGTYWSVKKYQDEFGLEVDGLVGESMKAMLEKTTEFDYEWVHKQFKEGRKFTHYGTTPKKIQSGPKGGQIPPLEKARKKEKAPEVETPERRTPEAKRDTPSAPEAPEVPEVEAPTAPQDAPQEVPEAPEAPEAPGAAQGEVVEPPTEAEATPDPDLDASEPVPDEEPVPEGDPEDGPDIQEAINVPEGFSENEIQIMSQAVYGEARGEAYIGQVAVAAVILNRVNSPTFPNTVSGVIFEPRAFTAVADGQIYMTPNETSKRAVIDAINGQDPTGHALYYFNPDTATSSWIWSRPQIKKIGKHIFCK, from the coding sequence ATGAATAAGGCAGTAAAGAAAATTCCTCTGATGATCTTAATTGGCTTTTTTGTTTTCTCGACATTTGTTCAGACAGATACAGTAGAAGCATTTTCTGAACAAATCATTCAACAAGGTGCAACAGGGGATGATGTTGTCGAATTGCAGTCCAGACTCCAATATATTGGTTTTTATAATGGAACCATTGACGGAGTCTATGGTTGGGGAACATACTGGTCAGTTAAAAAGTATCAGGATGAATTCGGTCTAGAAGTAGATGGACTTGTTGGAGAGAGCATGAAAGCAATGCTTGAAAAAACGACGGAATTTGATTATGAATGGGTTCATAAACAATTTAAAGAAGGTAGAAAATTTACTCATTATGGCACCACACCAAAAAAAATTCAGAGTGGACCTAAGGGTGGTCAAATTCCACCGTTAGAAAAAGCAAGAAAGAAAGAAAAAGCTCCGGAAGTTGAAACACCAGAACGAAGAACTCCAGAAGCAAAACGAGACACACCATCAGCGCCAGAAGCGCCAGAAGTGCCAGAAGTTGAAGCGCCAACTGCACCACAGGATGCACCACAGGAGGTTCCAGAAGCACCAGAAGCACCAGAAGCACCAGGAGCAGCACAAGGAGAAGTAGTAGAACCGCCAACTGAGGCAGAAGCTACCCCTGATCCTGATCTTGATGCATCTGAACCAGTTCCAGATGAAGAACCGGTACCTGAAGGGGATCCAGAAGATGGTCCTGATATTCAAGAAGCAATTAATGTACCAGAAGGCTTTTCTGAAAATGAAATTCAAATTATGTCACAAGCAGTATACGGTGAAGCACGTGGTGAAGCTTATATCGGGCAAGTAGCAGTTGCGGCTGTTATTTTAAATAGAGTAAACAGCCCGACCTTTCCGAATACGGTCTCAGGGGTTATTTTTGAACCGCGAGCATTTACGGCGGTTGCTGATGGACAAATTTATATGACACCAAATGAAACCTCGAAAAGAGCGGTAATTGACGCTATTAACGGTCAAGATCCAACTGGACATGCCCTATATTACTTTAACCCGGATACAGCAACTTCAAGCTGGATTTGGTCAAGACCACAAATTAAGAAGATTGGGAAACATATTTTCTGTAAATAA
- a CDS encoding NAD(P)H-dependent glycerol-3-phosphate dehydrogenase: MADIAIVGAGSWGSALSIVLADNHHHVRLWGRDEQQIQEINDHHTNAKYLPGVYLPKQVIGHTELKDALVGVEAILIVVPTKAVRKVLAEIRQYLKTPVTFIHASKGIEPDSLKRISEMIEEEIPEALRKSVVVLSGPSHAEEVSRRQPTTVTSSSLQVEAAKYVQDLFMNMHFRVYTNPDLIGVEIGGALKNIIAICIGLTNGLGFGDNAKAALMTRGLAEIARLGIKLGANPLTFAGLSGLGDLIVTCTSVHSRNYRAGNLLGQGQTLEEVLTNMGMAVEGVRTTKAAFQLAKREGIEMPITTVLYDVLFNGKQPNKAAEELMGRVKTHEVENLSLS, encoded by the coding sequence ATGGCCGATATAGCAATAGTTGGTGCAGGAAGTTGGGGGAGCGCTTTAAGTATTGTGCTTGCTGATAATCATCATCACGTTCGTCTCTGGGGAAGGGATGAACAGCAAATACAAGAAATTAATGATCATCATACGAATGCCAAGTATCTCCCAGGCGTCTATTTACCGAAACAGGTAATAGGTCACACAGAGCTTAAAGATGCTTTAGTAGGAGTAGAAGCTATTTTAATTGTTGTACCAACGAAAGCAGTTCGAAAAGTATTAGCCGAAATTCGTCAATACTTAAAAACGCCTGTTACGTTTATTCATGCAAGTAAAGGCATTGAACCAGATAGTCTAAAACGTATTTCAGAAATGATAGAAGAAGAGATTCCCGAGGCGCTTCGAAAGTCAGTTGTTGTTTTATCGGGACCAAGCCATGCTGAAGAAGTTAGTAGGCGACAACCGACAACAGTAACTAGTTCATCTTTACAAGTTGAGGCAGCAAAATATGTTCAAGATTTATTTATGAATATGCATTTTCGAGTTTACACAAACCCAGATTTGATCGGTGTTGAAATCGGAGGTGCTCTTAAAAATATTATTGCTATATGTATAGGTTTGACGAATGGATTAGGGTTTGGTGATAATGCAAAAGCGGCGTTAATGACAAGAGGTTTAGCTGAAATAGCCCGACTTGGTATCAAATTAGGGGCTAATCCATTAACTTTTGCTGGACTTTCTGGTTTAGGCGATTTAATTGTAACCTGTACGAGCGTTCATAGCCGTAACTACAGAGCGGGAAATTTGCTTGGACAAGGGCAAACACTTGAAGAAGTGTTAACCAATATGGGAATGGCAGTTGAAGGGGTTCGTACGACGAAAGCGGCGTTCCAGCTCGCAAAACGAGAAGGTATTGAAATGCCGATTACAACCGTTTTGTATGATGTTTTATTTAATGGTAAACAGCCTAACAAGGCTGCCGAAGAGCTCATGGGTCGAGTAAAGACTCATGAAGTGGAAAATTTAAGTTTGTCATGA
- the cmk gene encoding (d)CMP kinase, with the protein MKKINIAIDGPAGAGKSTVAKLVAQNLDFVYIDTGAMYRALTYKAIEKRIDLQDALELKKLLTETTIKLTADNQVYVDDENVSEKIRTEQVTNSVSFVASYKEVRTDMLITQQKLASNGGTVMDGRDIGTAVLPNAKVKIFLSATVEERAKRRYEENIAKGFTTNLDKLKTEISLRDKRDSQRETAPLKKAVDAIEIDSTAMTITEVVESILQIVIEKQ; encoded by the coding sequence ATGAAAAAAATTAATATTGCGATTGATGGTCCTGCTGGTGCAGGAAAAAGTACAGTAGCCAAACTAGTAGCTCAAAATCTTGACTTTGTTTATATTGATACAGGTGCCATGTACAGAGCTCTTACATATAAAGCAATTGAAAAAAGAATAGATCTTCAAGATGCTTTAGAGCTTAAAAAGTTGCTAACTGAAACGACTATTAAATTAACAGCGGACAACCAGGTCTATGTCGACGATGAAAATGTTTCAGAGAAAATTCGTACTGAACAAGTGACAAATTCTGTTTCTTTTGTTGCAAGTTACAAAGAAGTTAGAACTGATATGCTAATTACTCAGCAAAAGCTAGCTAGTAATGGTGGAACCGTTATGGATGGTCGTGATATAGGTACTGCGGTTTTACCTAATGCAAAGGTGAAAATTTTTTTATCTGCCACTGTCGAGGAACGGGCAAAACGCCGCTATGAAGAAAATATTGCAAAAGGTTTTACGACAAATTTAGACAAATTGAAGACTGAAATTTCCTTGAGGGATAAGCGGGATTCGCAAAGAGAAACGGCCCCATTAAAGAAAGCGGTCGATGCAATTGAAATAGATTCAACAGCAATGACAATCACCGAAGTGGTCGAATCAATTTTACAGATTGTAATTGAAAAACAATAA
- a CDS encoding stage VI sporulation protein F, with protein MVEKNNSFFDNIEKKANVKQEDIFSLANSVSGANFNDEETVRNLIQQVSTLANKPISKEKEDQLIKTIINNNMPLDFGSLAKMFANK; from the coding sequence ATTGTGGAAAAAAACAATTCTTTTTTTGATAATATTGAAAAAAAAGCAAACGTAAAGCAAGAAGATATTTTCAGTCTCGCAAATTCTGTAAGTGGCGCTAATTTTAATGATGAAGAGACGGTCAGAAACTTAATCCAACAAGTTTCAACATTAGCCAATAAACCTATTTCTAAAGAAAAAGAAGATCAACTTATTAAAACGATCATCAATAATAATATGCCACTTGATTTTGGATCTTTAGCAAAGATGTTTGCAAATAAGTAG
- a CDS encoding DUF2768 family protein, which yields MSEGLIKMYVTFITMGLIFITVLGSIFARRKLTGIFQKIVLAIAFLCMIVAGLLTFLLVFNVPAV from the coding sequence ATGTCAGAAGGTCTAATTAAGATGTATGTAACATTTATTACAATGGGTTTAATATTTATTACTGTTTTAGGTTCTATCTTTGCTAGAAGGAAACTAACTGGGATTTTTCAAAAGATTGTTTTAGCAATTGCTTTTTTATGTATGATTGTAGCTGGATTATTAACATTTCTACTTGTTTTTAATGTGCCCGCTGTTTAA
- the fni gene encoding type 2 isopentenyl-diphosphate Delta-isomerase has translation MSSLNRTSRKIEHIEHTLNMPNPEHHSFDDIKFIHQSLPNIDVDDVILDTKIGELTLSSPIIINAMTGGGGERTVEINRSLARLAKKHQIPIAVGSQMAALKDKNERNTFQVVREENPNGIVISNLGSEATLEQAIEAVAMIEADAIQIHLNVIQELVMPEGDRHFGGAIKRIQEIVENISVPVIVKEVGFGMSKETATKLANLGVSIIDVGGYGGTNFAKVENLRREETLQMFNDWGIPTAAAICEVKTSQPFLSVIGTGGIKTGLDIAKAISLGSSAVGVAGMFLRELHENGIDGLDHKVECLLFELKMVMTALGVKKIDDLRRVPLLISGETFHWLEQRGIPTKPYGARVLPKE, from the coding sequence GTGAGTAGTTTGAATAGAACTTCTAGAAAAATCGAACATATAGAACATACATTAAACATGCCTAACCCAGAACATCATTCGTTCGACGATATAAAATTTATTCATCAAAGCCTCCCAAATATTGATGTTGATGATGTTATATTGGATACGAAAATCGGCGAACTAACTTTGAGCTCGCCGATTATTATTAATGCTATGACTGGTGGGGGTGGTGAGCGGACGGTTGAAATTAATCGTTCGTTAGCAAGACTAGCCAAAAAACACCAGATACCGATAGCCGTCGGTTCGCAGATGGCGGCATTAAAAGATAAAAATGAGCGGAATACATTTCAGGTTGTTAGAGAAGAAAATCCAAATGGGATTGTCATTAGTAATTTAGGCAGTGAAGCAACTTTGGAACAAGCTATTGAAGCAGTAGCGATGATTGAGGCTGACGCTATCCAAATTCATTTGAATGTTATCCAAGAATTGGTTATGCCAGAAGGTGATCGACATTTTGGTGGGGCTATCAAAAGAATTCAGGAGATTGTCGAAAATATCTCAGTACCGGTAATTGTCAAAGAAGTAGGCTTTGGGATGAGTAAAGAGACAGCGACAAAGCTAGCCAATCTAGGTGTTAGTATTATCGATGTGGGTGGATATGGAGGTACTAACTTTGCAAAGGTAGAAAACCTAAGGCGAGAAGAAACGTTACAAATGTTTAATGACTGGGGAATCCCCACTGCTGCAGCTATTTGTGAGGTAAAGACATCCCAACCATTTCTTTCTGTGATCGGAACAGGTGGAATTAAGACAGGCTTAGATATTGCTAAGGCGATAAGCTTAGGGTCTTCAGCTGTCGGAGTAGCTGGAATGTTTTTAAGAGAATTACATGAGAATGGTATTGATGGTTTAGACCATAAAGTTGAATGCTTGTTGTTTGAACTGAAAATGGTTATGACTGCCCTTGGTGTTAAGAAAATTGATGATTTACGAAGAGTCCCACTTTTAATAAGTGGTGAAACGTTTCATTGGTTAGAACAACGAGGTATTCCAACGAAACCTTATGGGGCCAGAGTATTGCCGAAAGAGTGA
- a CDS encoding DUF2768 family protein — protein sequence MSDGLFKMYVSFVAMGLMFIAVFGSVFARRKLTGIFQKIVLSFTFICIILAGFLILLIVINVPTP from the coding sequence ATGTCAGATGGACTATTTAAGATGTATGTATCATTTGTTGCAATGGGTTTAATGTTTATTGCAGTGTTTGGTTCTGTTTTTGCAAGACGAAAATTAACTGGGATTTTTCAAAAAATTGTTCTATCATTTACATTTATTTGTATCATTTTAGCTGGATTTTTAATTCTTTTAATTGTTATTAATGTCCCTACCCCTTAA
- a CDS encoding YpzI family protein: MGKDRQEKKLKSSGKVESDRDQSLKYSGATQLEGPEKARKRQR; the protein is encoded by the coding sequence TTGGGAAAAGATCGTCAAGAAAAAAAGCTAAAGAGCTCAGGAAAGGTAGAATCTGATCGAGATCAAAGCCTTAAATATAGTGGCGCTACTCAATTAGAAGGACCTGAAAAAGCTAGAAAACGACAACGATAA
- the plsY gene encoding glycerol-3-phosphate 1-O-acyltransferase PlsY, translating into MGIGISVIIGYLLGSISFSYIFGKKLKKVDIRRHGSGNAGATNTLRVLGVGPAIGVLLLDVSKGIVAVLLGLYLVGPGLAPALAGLAAIFGHNWPVFLRFKGGKGVATTIGVLATLVFWPALYAGIIGFVTIVLTRFVSLGSLVFLIGTTVITAIFFEYPPEYLYLLVIVTGLSVWRHRSNIERLLKGNESKLGQK; encoded by the coding sequence ATGGGGATCGGTATTTCTGTAATAATTGGTTATCTTCTTGGTTCGATAAGTTTTAGTTATATTTTTGGAAAAAAATTAAAAAAAGTTGATATTCGAAGGCATGGCAGTGGCAATGCAGGGGCAACAAATACACTTCGCGTTTTAGGAGTAGGCCCTGCTATTGGTGTATTGCTACTAGACGTTTCAAAAGGAATTGTCGCAGTTTTACTTGGACTGTATTTAGTAGGCCCAGGATTAGCGCCAGCTCTTGCGGGGTTAGCTGCTATTTTTGGACATAATTGGCCAGTATTTTTGCGCTTTAAAGGGGGGAAGGGTGTTGCGACGACAATCGGTGTTTTAGCAACACTCGTGTTTTGGCCGGCACTTTATGCAGGAATTATTGGATTTGTTACGATCGTCTTAACTCGTTTCGTATCACTAGGTTCTTTAGTTTTTTTAATTGGTACAACAGTGATAACAGCAATTTTTTTCGAGTATCCACCTGAGTATTTATACTTACTAGTAATCGTAACAGGATTATCAGTTTGGCGTCATAGATCTAACATTGAAAGACTGTTAAAAGGTAATGAAAGTAAACTTGGTCAAAAATAA
- a CDS encoding flagellar brake domain-containing protein, giving the protein MLNIGDTLNLELNEGDDKEKQRFKCRLVDHIKDYFFIDYPINQRTKRVGFFHDGTQFRVSFLGKDQAVYLFETQLQGRKKGRIPMLIIRDPGKEKYIRIQRREHVRVETAIDVAVHPRGEEFPPFTTMTSDISGGGIALVLPLNHQLSGGQDIICWLSLPLQTGEMKFIKVDCHVIRIISNKENSKEKASIKFIDIIERDRQTIISYCFERQLYLRNKGVGE; this is encoded by the coding sequence TTGTTGAATATCGGTGACACGCTTAATTTGGAATTAAACGAAGGTGACGATAAAGAGAAGCAACGTTTTAAATGTAGACTTGTCGATCATATTAAGGATTACTTTTTTATTGATTACCCAATAAACCAGAGAACTAAGCGAGTTGGCTTCTTTCATGACGGCACTCAATTTCGAGTTTCTTTTCTAGGGAAAGATCAGGCAGTTTATCTTTTTGAAACTCAATTGCAAGGAAGGAAAAAGGGGCGTATCCCTATGCTAATAATAAGAGATCCGGGCAAAGAAAAATATATTCGGATCCAGAGGCGTGAACATGTTAGGGTGGAAACAGCTATTGATGTTGCTGTTCACCCCAGAGGTGAGGAATTCCCCCCGTTCACGACAATGACCTCTGATATAAGTGGTGGTGGGATAGCGCTAGTTTTACCATTAAATCATCAGCTATCAGGTGGGCAGGATATTATTTGTTGGCTTTCGTTACCGCTGCAAACAGGCGAAATGAAGTTTATTAAAGTAGATTGTCATGTAATTCGGATTATATCTAATAAAGAAAATTCTAAGGAGAAGGCCTCGATAAAGTTTATCGATATAATAGAAAGAGACCGGCAAACAATCATTAGCTATTGTTTTGAAAGACAACTTTATTTACGAAATAAAGGAGTGGGAGAATAA
- the ypeB gene encoding germination protein YpeB, whose product MIRSIMVAFLAIAVVSTSYWGYQEHQEKNSILIKAENNYQRAFHDLTYHLDQLHDEIGSTLAMNSKDQLSPSLAQVWRLTSMAQSELGQLPLVLMPFSKTEEYLYKVGNFSYRNAIRDLANEPLTAKESETLKQLYEQSGDIQKEMRQVQSMVLDEDLRWMDVELALASEDEPLNNAIVNGFKIVDEKVDGFSEVDWGSDLPQLQANDEQLKSNLNGKEITEAEAKEIALKFVEMENADIEIEETGDGLAYESYSIKINDPEHEVDIYMDISKKGGHPIWLLQDRQVGETSISLNDASNKAKELLEKNGIKDMQLVNSKQYDAVGVFNFAYLKDNVRVYPDSIIIDVSLEDGEIIGYEASAYLTNHRDREVDDPQITLEEAKQGLNPALEVMEHHVAMIKNDISEEVLTYEFFGVINNDTYRIFINANNGNEEKVEKLDHAEAVYKKA is encoded by the coding sequence ATGATACGATCAATTATGGTAGCATTTTTAGCAATAGCTGTTGTCTCAACAAGCTATTGGGGATATCAAGAACATCAAGAGAAAAATTCAATCTTAATTAAGGCTGAAAACAATTATCAACGAGCTTTTCATGATTTAACTTATCATTTGGATCAATTACACGACGAAATCGGCTCCACACTAGCTATGAATTCAAAAGACCAGCTCTCTCCTTCTTTAGCTCAAGTGTGGCGGTTAACTTCAATGGCTCAAAGTGAATTAGGACAATTGCCGTTAGTGTTAATGCCTTTTAGTAAAACAGAAGAGTATTTGTATAAAGTAGGTAACTTTAGTTATCGCAACGCAATTCGAGATTTAGCAAATGAACCTTTAACAGCAAAAGAGTCTGAAACATTGAAGCAGCTATATGAACAAAGTGGAGACATTCAAAAAGAAATGCGCCAAGTACAATCAATGGTTTTGGACGAGGATCTGCGCTGGATGGATGTCGAGTTAGCCCTTGCATCAGAGGATGAACCTTTAAATAATGCAATTGTTAACGGTTTTAAAATTGTTGATGAAAAAGTAGATGGGTTTAGTGAGGTAGATTGGGGCTCAGATTTACCACAATTACAAGCTAATGATGAGCAATTAAAGAGTAATTTAAATGGAAAAGAAATTACTGAAGCAGAGGCTAAAGAAATAGCATTAAAATTCGTAGAAATGGAAAATGCGGATATAGAGATTGAAGAAACTGGAGATGGGTTAGCCTATGAGTCATATAGTATTAAAATTAATGACCCTGAACATGAAGTAGATATTTATATGGATATTTCCAAAAAAGGCGGTCATCCAATTTGGCTTTTACAAGACCGACAAGTCGGAGAAACGAGTATAAGTTTAAATGACGCTTCAAACAAAGCAAAAGAGCTATTAGAAAAGAATGGGATTAAAGATATGCAATTAGTAAATAGTAAGCAATATGATGCGGTTGGTGTCTTTAACTTTGCGTATCTAAAGGATAATGTTAGAGTTTATCCTGATTCAATCATTATCGATGTATCTTTAGAAGATGGAGAAATCATCGGATATGAGGCATCAGCGTATTTAACTAATCATCGCGATCGTGAAGTAGATGACCCACAAATTACTTTAGAAGAAGCAAAACAGGGACTGAATCCTGCTCTAGAAGTGATGGAGCATCATGTTGCAATGATAAAAAATGATATCAGTGAAGAAGTATTAACTTATGAATTTTTCGGTGTTATTAACAATGATACTTATCGAATTTTTATTAATGCAAACAATGGTAATGAAGAAAAAGTTGAGAAGCTTGATCACGCTGAGGCAGTGTATAAAAAAGCTTAA
- the der gene encoding ribosome biogenesis GTPase Der, whose translation MTKPVVAIVGRPNVGKSTIFNRIVGERISIVEDIPGVTRDRIYSSGEWLNRDFNLIDTGGIEITDEPLLTQMRQQAELAIDEADVIIFIVNGREGITGADEEVAKLLFRSQKPIVLGVNKVDNPEMQAELYEFYSLGMGDPFGISGAHGLGLGDLLDEVIKYFPEVTEDNYDEDTIRVSLIGRPNVGKSSLINSILGEERVIVSPIAGTTRDAIDTPFQVDDDKYVIIDTAGMRKKGKIYESTEKYSVLRALKAIERSDVVLVVLDAEEGIIEQDKKIAGYAHEAGRAVIVLVNKWDAISKDDKTLQKFEKKIKDHFLFLTYAPILFVSAHTKQRLQTILPMVKEVAENHSLRVPTNVLNDLIMDAVAMNPTPTDRGRRLKINYATQVAIKPPTFVLFVNDPELMHFSYERFLENRIRATFEFKGTPIRIISRKKND comes from the coding sequence ATGACAAAACCAGTTGTCGCTATTGTAGGTCGACCAAATGTAGGAAAGTCTACAATTTTTAACAGGATTGTTGGCGAGAGAATTTCAATTGTTGAAGACATTCCAGGTGTGACAAGAGATCGAATTTATAGTTCTGGAGAATGGTTGAATCGAGACTTCAACTTAATTGATACAGGTGGAATCGAAATAACTGATGAGCCGTTATTGACTCAAATGAGACAGCAAGCAGAGCTTGCTATTGACGAAGCTGATGTAATCATTTTTATCGTAAACGGACGTGAAGGGATTACGGGTGCGGATGAAGAAGTAGCAAAGCTTTTGTTTCGCTCACAAAAACCGATTGTTCTTGGTGTCAATAAAGTAGATAATCCAGAAATGCAAGCAGAGTTATATGAATTTTATTCATTAGGTATGGGAGATCCGTTTGGCATATCTGGAGCCCACGGCCTTGGATTAGGAGATTTACTTGATGAAGTGATCAAGTACTTTCCAGAAGTTACCGAAGATAACTATGATGAAGATACAATTCGGGTTTCATTAATTGGACGGCCAAATGTGGGTAAATCGTCGTTAATTAATTCGATACTCGGTGAAGAGCGTGTTATTGTAAGCCCTATCGCGGGAACAACAAGGGATGCAATTGATACACCATTCCAGGTGGATGATGATAAGTATGTCATTATTGACACGGCAGGAATGAGGAAAAAAGGGAAAATTTATGAAAGTACTGAAAAATATAGCGTATTAAGAGCATTAAAAGCAATTGAACGTTCTGATGTTGTTCTAGTAGTCCTAGATGCTGAAGAAGGAATTATTGAGCAAGATAAGAAAATTGCTGGCTATGCTCATGAAGCAGGTAGGGCAGTCATTGTTCTAGTTAATAAATGGGACGCGATAAGCAAAGATGATAAAACACTGCAAAAATTCGAGAAAAAAATAAAAGATCATTTTCTATTTTTAACCTATGCACCGATTTTATTTGTATCTGCTCATACGAAGCAACGCTTGCAGACGATTTTGCCAATGGTAAAAGAAGTAGCTGAAAATCATAGCTTACGTGTTCCAACAAATGTTCTTAATGATTTAATTATGGATGCTGTTGCAATGAACCCAACTCCAACTGATAGAGGCAGACGTTTAAAAATTAACTATGCAACTCAAGTTGCTATTAAACCACCAACTTTTGTCTTGTTTGTCAATGATCCTGAGCTAATGCATTTTTCATATGAACGCTTTTTAGAAAATCGAATTAGAGCAACATTCGAATTTAAAGGAACACCTATTAGAATCATTTCTAGAAAAAAGAACGATTAA
- the rpsA gene encoding 30S ribosomal protein S1 encodes MVEEMNNEMAEVKVFTEGELVKGVVTKVEEKVAYVNIGDKIDGVIPISELSSLHIEKASEDVQVGDELELKVIKVSDEEIILSKRAVLSEKAWGDLQQKLETGVVFEAVVADIVKGGLVVDVGVRGFIPASLVENHYVEDFSDYKGKTLKLKVIELDKEKNKLILSQRAVLDEESESEKKSKLEELTPGEIVEGTVQRLTNFGAFVDIGGIDGLVHISQLAHHRVETPSEVVNEGDKIKVKILSIDLENSRISLSIKDTLAGPWDQVAEQLKTGNIIEGVVKRLVSFGAFVEVAPGVEGLVHISQIANRHIGTPSEVLSEGETVKVKILDINKEDKRVSLSIREVLEAEEKAQIPTNSYKRNEETSGFSLGDLIGDQLKKYKQ; translated from the coding sequence ATGGTAGAAGAAATGAACAATGAAATGGCTGAAGTTAAGGTATTTACTGAAGGGGAACTTGTAAAAGGAGTAGTAACAAAAGTAGAAGAAAAAGTTGCTTATGTTAACATCGGAGATAAAATTGATGGTGTGATACCGATAAGTGAACTTTCAAGTCTTCATATTGAAAAAGCTTCAGAAGATGTGCAAGTAGGAGACGAATTAGAGTTAAAAGTAATAAAGGTTTCAGATGAAGAAATTATTTTATCAAAGCGGGCTGTACTTTCCGAAAAGGCTTGGGGAGACTTGCAACAAAAACTTGAAACAGGAGTTGTTTTTGAAGCAGTTGTTGCTGATATTGTTAAAGGTGGGCTGGTAGTTGACGTGGGTGTAAGAGGCTTTATCCCAGCATCATTAGTAGAAAACCATTATGTCGAAGATTTTTCAGACTATAAAGGAAAGACACTAAAACTAAAAGTAATTGAACTAGATAAAGAAAAAAATAAATTAATTTTATCTCAGCGTGCGGTTCTTGACGAAGAATCAGAAAGCGAGAAGAAATCCAAGTTAGAAGAGCTTACACCAGGAGAAATAGTCGAAGGAACAGTACAACGCTTAACGAACTTTGGTGCCTTTGTAGATATCGGTGGTATTGACGGCTTAGTACATATTTCCCAATTAGCACATCATCGCGTCGAAACTCCGTCTGAAGTTGTAAATGAAGGAGATAAAATTAAAGTAAAAATCCTTTCAATTGATTTAGAAAATTCACGTATTTCTTTATCAATTAAAGATACGTTAGCTGGCCCTTGGGATCAAGTTGCCGAGCAATTAAAAACAGGTAATATTATTGAAGGAGTAGTAAAACGACTCGTTTCATTTGGTGCCTTTGTAGAAGTAGCACCAGGAGTTGAAGGACTTGTTCATATTTCCCAAATTGCTAATCGACACATTGGTACACCTAGTGAAGTCTTAAGTGAAGGCGAAACCGTTAAGGTAAAGATTCTAGATATAAATAAAGAAGATAAGCGAGTTTCTTTAAGTATTAGAGAAGTTTTAGAAGCGGAAGAAAAAGCTCAAATTCCAACTAATAGTTATAAACGTAATGAGGAAACGAGCGGTTTTTCTCTAGGGGATTTGATTGGTGACCAGCTTAAAAAGTATAAACAGTAG